ATGAAAAGTGTTCCTCCCACAGCAAAGATGACCAGATCATTGAGGGAGGTGTCTGAACAGCTCAACTTCAAGAGAACAgtgaggtcacagaagaagtgggagATGGTATTGTCCATACAGAAGGACAGTTGGACCAAGAGGAGGGTGTGCAACAGCGCATAGATACaacagaggaaccaggacccagcTACTAAGGAGACACACAGTTCCTGCCTCATGATGGTGCTGTAGCGGAGAGGCtgacaaatggccacatacctgtcataAGCCATCACTGTGAGAAGGAAATTGTCAAGACAACcgaaaaggatgaaaaaatacatctgggATATGCACCCTGCATAGGGGATGGATTGCTGCTGAGTCTGCATGTTCATCAGCATCTTTGGAACTGTGACAGATGAAAGGGAGACATCTGTgagggccaagtggctgaggaagaagtacatgggggtgtggaggcgagggtccagcctgatgagcaggatgatgagcaggttccccagcactgtgatcaggtacatgcccaggaacagggcaaagaacatgccctgctgctgtggctggatgGGGAGCCCCAAAAGGAGGAATTCAGACACGctgctctggttct
The Sus scrofa isolate TJ Tabasco breed Duroc chromosome 1, Sscrofa11.1, whole genome shotgun sequence DNA segment above includes these coding regions:
- the LOC396787 gene encoding olfactory receptor 1J4; the protein is MYFFLSHLALTDVSLSSVTVPKMLMNMQTQQQSIPYAGCISQMYFFILFGCLDNFLLTVMAYDRYVAICQPLRYSTIMRQELCVSLVAGSWFLCCIYALLHTLLLVQLSFCMDNTISHFFCDLTVLLKLSCSDTSLNDLVIFAVGGTLFILSLCSILGSYIHIGTTVLSVSPTKKLFKICSTCGSHLFVVSLYYGTLATVYFFSSSWDSNDKDIIASAMYTVVTPMLNPFIYSLRNRDIKQALEILVNRANFLK